In Sporosarcina psychrophila, a genomic segment contains:
- a CDS encoding S8 family peptidase: MNLKKRSRIRVFSIIASLLMVFSLVTPGVANAEPNQKLHESLNNSNVISKDKVSDRLLESFGKADTVTFLIKFKEKTDTEKVASEAKKHAINANLSAQKVELMQRSAVVSELKTTSIETQQNVKQYLEQQVKAGNAKDITSYFIVNGMAVTATKEVAQKVATFAEVEKVLPNETRELFATKTENAVAPESKIANVEWNVERVNAPQVWDMGIDGSGTVVASIDTGVQWNHPALKEQYRGYNAASGDVNHDFNWFDATVGQATPYDDVGHGTHVTGTMVGSEPNGSNQIGVAPGAKWIAVKAFTTAGGSDRDLLAAAQWILAPTDANGNVRVDLAPDVVNNSWGGGPGLDEWYRDVVKNWRAAEIFPEFSAGNTTLSNPGGPGSVAAPSNYPESFATGATDINNKVGSFSLRGPSPYAEIKPDISAPGVNIRSSVPGSGYEGGWNGTSMAGPAVSGVAALLRQVNANLTVDEMEQILLDTATPLTDAVYPQSPNHGYGYGLVDAYEAVSSIASGLGKMEGQVSKQGDDHEAPTYKHDAPAETYAGMDLDLRVQATDNISIASVTLNYKDAANKWQAVEASRKSGNYQSGEFGATIAGESIAGNTFTYKWTINDFGNNEVTSEEYTIQVKPGITIGFSEDFETTPIGWTSFGEKNSWEWGVPTSGPNSASSGEKVYATNLTGTYETNMNATLVMPPVDLPEGDSFLQFKQWHNFEQSTSGRAWDYGHVFISIDQVEWTQLLMVQGQSDGWIDGEVDLSEYSGQRVYIGFNAFSDASVVKDGWYIDDVALTTTSKTGKMQKGTTQDSNGSNEKNSGKNLEAIKTESGKDLGIIKEKEKDAFKEPIDPTKIHPVVPKKEQPPVQDEKANPTLLPLSAQVSVLETGRSVYSNPADGKYSLTHGAGTFTAKAEAYGFQSEEQSVTIEADSSTKVNFTLNEITQSTVRGTITDQSTGEAIGGATLLLIEDANITPVETDGNGNYSITAYEGDYTLKVIARGYHSQEAAITIGDGTTEKDFALEPFYTYPGGEIGYDDGTGENARAFYDAGNGWGVKMSLPEGKESGIVTDGVLRFWDTEWPVPGGTAFAVEVWDATGADGTPGKKLAGPIDAQALRNGEWTVVDLTEHNIVVSGDFYMVYIQKDPSPNSPGLATDETGTNAGRSYQYVSGAWSAAPAAEGNYMIRARVSYEVHAPIITSPAENFTTNESSITIEGTASPTTTIQLKNNGEDAGTAVVGEDGKFTIKNELAEGVNEFKAVSTLNGKVTGESAPVTVTLDTENPELTIDNPKNGDKSNRETVMVEGTVSDANLDWVKVNGQNAEVVNGNYSKRILLDNGENEITVVASDKANNQTSKTVVVTAQYNAPSIENLTPTNDVYLTTGKSVKIEFDSAPGLKASFVIHMPLTNVGNEVTNATELPFSETSPGHYVGYWTVPFGVTADGARIEAKVIDNFKNEARKMAEGKLFINMENGEKVENGEVIQDIESIEKNSMSN, from the coding sequence ATGAATTTGAAGAAGCGTAGTCGAATAAGAGTGTTCAGCATTATTGCATCGTTACTCATGGTGTTTTCCCTGGTCACACCTGGAGTTGCGAACGCAGAGCCGAATCAAAAACTCCACGAATCTTTAAATAACTCTAATGTAATTTCAAAGGACAAAGTAAGTGATCGCTTGCTGGAAAGCTTCGGAAAAGCTGACACCGTCACTTTTTTGATAAAATTTAAAGAAAAAACGGATACGGAAAAAGTAGCGAGTGAAGCAAAAAAACATGCAATTAATGCAAATTTATCGGCACAAAAAGTGGAACTTATGCAACGATCGGCTGTCGTATCCGAGCTGAAAACAACATCTATCGAAACACAACAAAATGTTAAACAGTATCTTGAACAGCAAGTTAAAGCAGGAAACGCTAAAGACATCACCTCTTACTTTATCGTAAACGGTATGGCTGTTACGGCCACGAAGGAAGTCGCGCAAAAGGTAGCGACATTCGCAGAGGTTGAAAAAGTGCTACCCAATGAAACGCGCGAACTTTTTGCAACAAAAACTGAAAATGCAGTTGCTCCTGAATCTAAAATTGCAAATGTAGAATGGAACGTTGAGCGTGTCAATGCACCGCAAGTTTGGGACATGGGCATTGACGGTTCCGGTACGGTTGTTGCGAGCATCGATACAGGTGTTCAATGGAACCATCCCGCATTGAAAGAACAATATCGAGGGTATAATGCGGCATCAGGTGATGTGAACCATGACTTCAATTGGTTTGACGCAACTGTAGGACAAGCTACACCATATGATGATGTCGGTCATGGAACACATGTTACTGGCACAATGGTCGGTAGCGAACCGAATGGATCTAACCAAATCGGTGTTGCTCCAGGTGCTAAGTGGATCGCTGTTAAAGCATTCACTACGGCTGGTGGGTCAGATAGAGATTTACTGGCTGCAGCTCAATGGATTTTGGCACCGACAGACGCCAACGGTAATGTACGCGTCGATCTAGCGCCAGATGTCGTGAATAATTCATGGGGAGGTGGACCAGGACTTGATGAATGGTATCGTGATGTTGTCAAAAACTGGCGAGCAGCAGAAATTTTCCCAGAGTTTTCTGCAGGAAACACGACGCTATCTAATCCAGGCGGACCCGGATCAGTTGCAGCTCCATCGAATTACCCTGAATCTTTTGCAACTGGCGCAACGGACATTAATAACAAAGTAGGCAGCTTTTCTCTACGTGGTCCATCTCCATATGCAGAAATTAAACCCGACATTTCTGCACCGGGTGTGAATATTCGTTCATCCGTTCCAGGCAGCGGTTATGAAGGCGGTTGGAATGGAACATCAATGGCAGGACCGGCTGTATCGGGCGTGGCAGCGCTACTTCGCCAAGTAAACGCCAACTTAACAGTCGATGAAATGGAACAGATTTTACTTGATACAGCGACACCGTTGACTGACGCAGTATATCCACAGTCTCCGAACCACGGCTATGGATATGGACTTGTCGATGCTTACGAAGCTGTTTCATCAATCGCTAGTGGCCTTGGGAAAATGGAAGGTCAAGTTTCAAAACAAGGTGACGATCATGAAGCACCAACATACAAGCATGATGCGCCTGCAGAAACATACGCGGGAATGGATTTAGATTTGAGGGTTCAAGCGACAGATAATATTAGTATCGCGTCTGTCACATTGAACTATAAGGACGCAGCTAACAAGTGGCAAGCGGTGGAAGCTAGCCGTAAGTCGGGTAATTACCAGTCAGGTGAATTTGGAGCAACGATTGCGGGCGAAAGTATCGCAGGCAATACATTCACTTACAAATGGACAATCAATGATTTTGGGAATAATGAAGTGACAAGTGAAGAATACACGATTCAAGTGAAGCCGGGCATCACAATCGGCTTCTCAGAAGACTTTGAAACAACGCCGATTGGTTGGACTTCATTTGGCGAGAAGAACAGCTGGGAGTGGGGCGTACCAACATCTGGCCCAAATAGCGCCTCTTCAGGTGAAAAAGTATATGCGACAAATCTTACAGGCACATATGAAACTAATATGAATGCAACACTTGTCATGCCTCCAGTTGACTTGCCAGAAGGGGATTCCTTCTTGCAATTTAAACAATGGCATAACTTCGAGCAATCTACATCCGGCAGAGCATGGGATTACGGTCATGTATTCATTTCCATAGATCAGGTGGAATGGACCCAACTACTCATGGTTCAAGGTCAATCGGACGGTTGGATTGACGGTGAAGTTGACTTGTCGGAATATAGCGGTCAACGTGTTTACATCGGTTTCAATGCATTTTCCGACGCTAGCGTTGTAAAAGATGGCTGGTATATTGATGATGTAGCACTGACAACTACTTCAAAAACGGGCAAAATGCAAAAAGGAACTACACAAGATAGTAACGGAAGCAATGAGAAAAATAGCGGTAAAAATCTTGAAGCTATTAAAACCGAATCTGGTAAAGACCTCGGTATTATTAAAGAAAAAGAAAAAGATGCATTCAAAGAACCTATCGATCCGACAAAAATTCACCCGGTAGTTCCTAAGAAAGAACAACCGCCAGTCCAAGACGAAAAGGCAAACCCTACACTGCTTCCTTTAAGTGCACAAGTCAGTGTGCTTGAAACAGGGCGTTCGGTCTATTCGAACCCTGCTGATGGAAAATATTCACTGACGCATGGAGCAGGAACATTTACGGCGAAAGCAGAAGCATACGGATTCCAATCTGAAGAGCAATCCGTAACAATCGAAGCAGACAGTTCAACGAAAGTTAATTTCACGCTAAATGAAATTACACAATCCACGGTAAGAGGTACAATTACTGATCAGTCAACAGGTGAAGCAATTGGTGGAGCAACATTGCTGCTAATCGAAGATGCAAACATTACACCTGTCGAAACAGATGGAAATGGGAATTATTCCATCACCGCTTATGAAGGCGACTACACGTTGAAGGTGATTGCACGTGGCTACCATAGTCAAGAAGCGGCTATCACAATTGGCGACGGCACGACTGAAAAAGATTTCGCACTAGAACCATTTTACACATATCCAGGCGGCGAAATTGGGTATGACGACGGCACAGGCGAGAATGCGCGTGCATTCTACGATGCAGGTAATGGCTGGGGAGTGAAAATGTCTCTTCCAGAAGGTAAAGAATCCGGAATTGTCACAGACGGCGTACTCCGCTTCTGGGATACGGAATGGCCAGTTCCAGGAGGGACGGCTTTTGCAGTAGAAGTATGGGATGCAACGGGTGCTGACGGAACTCCTGGCAAGAAACTTGCAGGACCAATCGATGCACAGGCTCTGCGTAACGGAGAGTGGACAGTTGTAGATTTAACTGAGCACAACATAGTTGTCAGCGGTGACTTTTACATGGTTTACATCCAGAAAGATCCAAGTCCAAATTCACCTGGTCTCGCGACAGATGAAACTGGAACGAACGCGGGAAGAAGTTATCAATATGTATCGGGCGCGTGGTCAGCAGCACCTGCGGCGGAAGGGAATTACATGATTCGTGCACGTGTCAGCTATGAAGTCCATGCACCAATTATTACTTCACCTGCAGAGAACTTCACGACAAATGAATCAAGTATTACGATCGAAGGGACAGCATCTCCGACGACAACAATCCAGCTGAAAAACAACGGAGAAGATGCAGGTACGGCAGTGGTTGGAGAAGACGGCAAATTTACAATCAAAAATGAGCTTGCAGAAGGAGTAAATGAGTTCAAGGCAGTTTCCACGCTTAATGGCAAAGTGACAGGCGAATCTGCTCCAGTTACAGTGACATTAGATACTGAAAACCCTGAACTGACAATCGATAACCCGAAAAACGGTGATAAATCGAATCGTGAAACGGTTATGGTTGAAGGGACGGTTTCTGATGCTAACCTTGATTGGGTAAAAGTAAACGGCCAAAATGCGGAAGTCGTAAATGGAAACTATTCCAAACGTATTTTGCTTGATAATGGTGAAAACGAAATAACGGTTGTTGCAAGTGATAAAGCGAATAACCAAACTTCGAAGACGGTGGTAGTTACAGCTCAATATAATGCACCATCAATCGAAAATTTAACACCAACTAATGATGTCTACTTAACAACAGGCAAAAGTGTAAAAATAGAATTTGACAGTGCCCCAGGACTAAAAGCTAGTTTTGTAATCCACATGCCACTGACAAATGTAGGCAACGAAGTGACAAATGCCACCGAACTTCCATTTAGTGAGACATCACCAGGTCACTATGTAGGTTACTGGACAGTACCGTTTGGTGTCACTGCTGACGGAGCGCGTATTGAAGCAAAAGTTATTGACAACTTCAAAAACGAAGCGCGTAAAATGGCGGAAGGCAAGTTGTTTATAAACATGGAGAATGGAGAAAAAGTGGAAAATGGTGAGGTCATTCAAGACATTGAAAGCATCGAGAAAAATAGCATGAGCAATTGA
- a CDS encoding NAD-dependent succinate-semialdehyde dehydrogenase — translation MKHHLMYINGEWLGGDLEKLNVINPANGQIVGSVPIGGEEEAHVAIDAAYDAFQTWSQTTAYERANYLKRLYELMIEHRDDLAQTMTMEMGKPINESIGEVTSAAAFLEWFAEEGKRVYGEILPTHTTSKRLQVWKKPVGVVAAITPWNFPAAMLARKMGPALAAGCTIVIKPSSESPLTAIKMIELCEKAGFPKGVINLVTGSSSKIGKAIMENEKIRKVTFTGSTEVGKILIEQSAHQVKRLSLELGGHAPLIVLNDANVDLAVKGTIASAFRNAGQTCVCANRIYVQSGIHDEFVEKFSEAVSQLKVGNGTDVNVDIGPLVNRASLEKVSHHVEDALSKGATLMTGGKLITKDGGTFYAPTVLSNADPSMVIMKEETFGPVAPIQKVETIEEAIVLANDTPYGLAAYVFTDSVAIGTRLIEQLNFGIVGWNDGTPSAVQAPFGGMKESGVGREGGREGIEAFLESQYVSIAII, via the coding sequence ATGAAACATCATTTAATGTATATAAACGGTGAATGGCTTGGGGGAGATCTAGAAAAATTAAATGTTATCAATCCAGCTAATGGTCAAATCGTAGGTAGTGTGCCAATTGGTGGGGAAGAAGAAGCACACGTGGCTATTGACGCTGCTTATGATGCATTTCAAACGTGGTCACAAACGACAGCTTATGAGCGTGCGAACTATTTGAAAAGGCTCTATGAACTGATGATAGAACATCGTGATGATTTGGCTCAAACGATGACGATGGAAATGGGAAAACCAATTAATGAATCCATAGGAGAAGTGACAAGCGCCGCTGCTTTTCTAGAATGGTTTGCTGAGGAAGGCAAGCGCGTTTACGGTGAAATCTTGCCTACACATACGACGAGCAAACGTTTGCAAGTGTGGAAAAAACCAGTTGGTGTTGTAGCCGCTATCACTCCATGGAATTTCCCAGCTGCCATGTTAGCGAGGAAAATGGGGCCGGCTTTAGCGGCGGGGTGTACCATTGTTATTAAACCTTCAAGTGAAAGTCCGCTGACTGCCATTAAAATGATAGAGTTATGTGAAAAGGCTGGGTTCCCTAAAGGTGTCATTAACTTGGTGACTGGATCTTCAAGCAAAATAGGGAAAGCAATCATGGAAAATGAAAAAATTCGAAAAGTTACCTTTACTGGATCTACCGAAGTCGGTAAAATTTTAATCGAACAAAGTGCTCATCAGGTAAAACGATTATCACTCGAACTCGGTGGTCATGCGCCTTTGATTGTATTAAATGACGCCAATGTAGATCTAGCAGTGAAAGGTACGATTGCGTCAGCATTCAGGAATGCTGGACAAACATGCGTTTGTGCTAATCGTATTTATGTACAGTCAGGTATTCATGACGAGTTTGTAGAAAAGTTTTCTGAAGCAGTTAGCCAGTTGAAAGTAGGAAATGGTACAGATGTAAATGTAGATATTGGACCATTAGTAAATCGCGCAAGTCTTGAGAAGGTGTCGCATCATGTTGAGGATGCACTGTCTAAAGGCGCTACCCTTATGACAGGAGGCAAGCTAATTACAAAAGATGGGGGGACTTTCTATGCCCCTACAGTCCTTAGTAACGCGGATCCGTCCATGGTTATTATGAAAGAAGAAACATTTGGACCTGTGGCTCCTATTCAGAAAGTGGAAACAATAGAAGAAGCAATCGTATTAGCAAATGATACACCATACGGTTTGGCTGCTTATGTATTTACGGATAGCGTTGCTATAGGGACACGTTTAATCGAACAACTTAACTTTGGTATTGTGGGTTGGAATGATGGAACACCTTCTGCAGTACAAGCTCCCTTCGGTGGTATGAAAGAAAGCGGAGTTGGACGTGAAGGCGGACGTGAAGGGATTGAAGCCTTCTTAGAGTCGCAGTATGTTTCAATTGCGATTATTTAA
- a CDS encoding DinB family protein: MILGKNTIIRKELFKAIEGLTDEQFNKIPSNGGWSPKQIFEHLVRMETVIATNIAKELTNPDSPKSMKKPIALSTIRFIKVEAPGYTAPTKEYKSKIEMKNALYDSRLFLLDVYESSTKDVLREKSFKHPIFGQVPLIQWFPFVGLHEKRHLKQLKKTIVMDYKL; this comes from the coding sequence ATGATTTTAGGAAAAAATACTATCATCCGAAAAGAGTTATTTAAAGCAATTGAAGGGTTAACGGATGAACAATTCAATAAAATACCTTCAAATGGCGGATGGTCTCCGAAACAAATATTTGAACACCTTGTACGTATGGAGACAGTCATTGCGACAAATATAGCCAAAGAACTAACAAATCCTGATAGCCCGAAATCGATGAAGAAACCAATTGCACTTTCCACGATTCGTTTCATAAAAGTGGAAGCTCCAGGCTATACTGCACCAACGAAAGAGTACAAATCAAAAATAGAGATGAAAAATGCACTCTATGATTCGCGCCTCTTTTTATTAGATGTATATGAATCAAGTACAAAGGACGTACTTCGTGAAAAATCATTCAAACACCCAATTTTTGGGCAAGTGCCACTGATTCAGTGGTTTCCTTTTGTTGGATTGCATGAAAAACGCCACTTAAAACAATTGAAGAAAACGATTGTAATGGACTATAAATTATAA
- a CDS encoding formate/nitrite transporter family protein — protein MKATIAVLGDTAISKVNQLHTSKSRYLTLTMMAGVFVGFGIILIFTIGGLLGPTDFAGTKIIMGVTFGIALSLVLMAGADLFTSNNMIMTIGILTKKTTWYETIQIWTFSYVGNFAGSILVAALFVYSGLAIGGTADYINSAASAKMNTPFVELLMRGILCNILVCLAVWCAFKLKDETAKLIMIFWCLFAFITSGFEHSIANMTLLSLSLMIPHPDTVSLAGMTANLVPVTIGNIIGGAVFVGAAYWFANSEKN, from the coding sequence ATGAAAGCAACAATCGCTGTGTTGGGTGATACAGCCATTTCGAAAGTGAATCAATTACATACGAGTAAAAGTAGATACCTAACATTGACAATGATGGCTGGGGTTTTCGTTGGATTTGGAATTATACTTATTTTTACGATTGGTGGTTTGTTAGGACCAACTGATTTTGCAGGAACGAAAATTATTATGGGCGTTACATTTGGGATTGCGTTAAGTTTAGTGTTAATGGCAGGGGCAGACCTTTTCACAAGTAATAATATGATCATGACGATTGGTATATTGACGAAGAAAACGACTTGGTATGAAACCATACAAATTTGGACATTCAGCTATGTTGGCAACTTTGCAGGCTCTATTCTCGTTGCGGCACTTTTTGTCTATTCGGGACTGGCCATAGGTGGGACAGCGGACTATATCAATTCAGCGGCAAGCGCCAAGATGAATACGCCATTTGTAGAGTTGCTTATGCGTGGAATTCTGTGTAATATACTCGTTTGTCTGGCTGTTTGGTGCGCATTTAAACTTAAGGATGAAACAGCAAAATTGATTATGATTTTTTGGTGCTTATTTGCTTTTATCACTTCGGGGTTTGAACATAGTATCGCAAATATGACCTTGCTTTCCCTCTCGTTGATGATCCCTCACCCGGACACTGTTTCATTGGCCGGGATGACGGCAAACTTAGTACCAGTAACAATTGGCAATATAATTGGTGGAGCTGTGTTCGTTGGGGCGGCATACTGGTTCGCGAATTCTGAAAAGAATTAG
- a CDS encoding MBL fold metallo-hydrolase: MKKTRYENTDRNASLATFKDLLQWRKERKGKLKDLSFQVPLVDKTETAFLQSNRTIPTITWIGHSTFLIQLNGLNILTDPVWANRLGTDKRLTPPGLPIKELPPIDMVLISHSHYDHLSYGSIKKLKGDPTFFVPIGLGNWFKRKGFNKTVEFNWWDEQQISGLTISFVPAQHWSKRTPTDTNHSHWGGWIIQNPNQTLYFVGDSGYFEGFHTIGEKYAIDYCLMPIGAYEPEWFMAAQHVNPEDAVKAFINTQSKVMIPMHYGAYRLADDTPKEALDRLQAEWEKRKLDGKKLTVLKLGETIQMETPTT; the protein is encoded by the coding sequence ATGAAAAAAACACGCTATGAAAATACGGATAGGAATGCATCACTTGCCACGTTTAAAGATTTACTACAGTGGCGCAAAGAAAGAAAAGGCAAACTGAAAGATTTATCATTCCAAGTGCCACTAGTAGATAAAACGGAAACAGCGTTCTTGCAATCAAACCGGACGATTCCAACAATCACTTGGATTGGCCATTCCACATTTTTAATCCAACTAAATGGACTAAACATCCTAACAGATCCAGTTTGGGCAAATCGTCTTGGCACAGATAAACGGCTGACACCACCAGGACTGCCAATTAAGGAATTACCGCCAATCGATATGGTCCTAATTTCACATAGCCATTACGATCACCTGAGCTATGGTTCTATTAAAAAACTAAAAGGTGATCCAACTTTTTTTGTGCCAATTGGACTTGGTAACTGGTTTAAAAGAAAAGGATTCAACAAAACTGTGGAATTTAACTGGTGGGATGAGCAACAAATAAGCGGATTAACGATTTCCTTTGTTCCAGCTCAGCACTGGTCAAAAAGAACGCCGACGGATACAAATCACTCTCATTGGGGGGGATGGATTATCCAAAATCCAAATCAAACACTCTATTTCGTAGGAGACAGCGGCTATTTCGAAGGCTTTCACACTATCGGAGAAAAGTATGCCATTGATTATTGCTTGATGCCGATTGGCGCATATGAGCCGGAATGGTTCATGGCTGCTCAACACGTAAACCCTGAAGATGCTGTCAAAGCCTTCATCAATACACAGTCGAAAGTGATGATTCCGATGCATTACGGCGCTTATAGGTTAGCCGACGATACACCTAAAGAAGCACTTGATAGATTACAAGCTGAATGGGAGAAAAGAAAGTTAGATGGCAAGAAGTTAACTGTTTTGAAACTTGGGGAAACTATTCAGATGGAGACTCCAACTACTTGA
- a CDS encoding ribonuclease J, producing MIKTENKLSVFALGGINEIGKNMYVLQYEDDIVVIDCGAKFPDESLLGIDLIIQDISYLQENKDKIRALVITHGHEDHIGGIPYVLKQLNMPIYATRLTLGLIGLKLKEHGLFRQTELVLIDSDSDLEFGTVKVTFFKTNHSIPDCLGVVFHTPEGAVVHTGDFKFDLTPVNNDYPDIHKMAKIGSDGVLLLLSESTNAERPGFNPSEILVGGHIEEAFRKARRKVFISTFASNVHRVQQVVDAAQKTNRKLALLGRSMVNVVAVASELGYLTIPEGMLIDKNEVRGMDPEKVVILCTGSQGEPMAALSRLSSSNFREVEVHPDDTVIFASSPIPGNEKSVSRIIDNLYLLGAKVIYGSGTVTGMHVSGHACQEELKLMLTLMKPKYFIPIHGEFRMLYQHRLLAESVGVERENIFVINNGDVVDINNRVARQTRKVQSGNIFVDGLGIGDVGNIVLRDRKLLSEEGMLVIVLTLSKTDGQLISDPDTISRGFVYRNDSQALLNEVNQLVITTINNSRGESGNQRINLRQHIKKSVETLLYTRTKRRPMILPVIIEI from the coding sequence TTGATTAAAACTGAAAATAAATTATCAGTTTTTGCACTAGGTGGTATTAATGAAATTGGGAAAAATATGTATGTCCTACAATATGAAGACGATATCGTTGTGATTGACTGTGGTGCTAAGTTTCCAGATGAAAGTTTATTAGGAATTGATTTGATTATCCAGGATATTTCATACTTACAGGAAAATAAGGATAAGATTCGGGCGTTAGTTATCACTCATGGACATGAAGATCATATTGGAGGCATTCCGTACGTATTAAAGCAATTAAATATGCCGATTTATGCGACACGATTAACGCTAGGTTTAATTGGGCTTAAGTTAAAAGAACACGGACTTTTTAGGCAAACTGAGTTAGTTCTGATTGATTCTGATTCGGATTTGGAGTTTGGAACAGTGAAAGTAACATTTTTCAAAACAAACCACAGCATTCCTGATTGTTTAGGCGTTGTATTTCATACGCCAGAGGGGGCAGTTGTGCATACTGGTGATTTCAAATTCGATTTAACGCCTGTCAATAATGACTATCCGGATATTCATAAAATGGCTAAAATCGGCAGTGATGGTGTGTTGCTATTGTTATCAGAAAGTACCAATGCGGAACGTCCTGGTTTTAATCCGTCTGAAATACTTGTAGGAGGGCATATTGAAGAAGCATTCCGCAAAGCCCGTCGGAAAGTATTTATTTCTACATTTGCTTCTAACGTTCATCGTGTACAGCAAGTAGTAGATGCCGCGCAAAAAACGAACCGTAAGCTTGCATTACTTGGCCGAAGTATGGTGAATGTAGTAGCGGTTGCTTCAGAACTCGGGTATTTGACTATCCCTGAAGGAATGTTAATTGATAAAAATGAAGTTAGAGGAATGGATCCGGAGAAGGTTGTTATTCTTTGCACGGGAAGTCAAGGAGAACCTATGGCGGCTCTGTCACGTCTATCCAGTTCAAACTTCCGTGAGGTAGAAGTCCACCCTGATGATACGGTTATTTTTGCTTCATCGCCAATTCCTGGAAATGAAAAAAGTGTATCACGTATTATTGATAATTTATATCTTTTGGGAGCCAAGGTGATCTATGGATCGGGGACTGTAACGGGTATGCATGTTTCAGGACATGCCTGTCAGGAAGAATTGAAATTAATGCTAACCTTAATGAAGCCGAAGTATTTCATTCCCATTCATGGTGAGTTTAGAATGCTTTATCAGCATCGTTTATTAGCAGAATCCGTAGGTGTGGAAAGAGAAAATATTTTCGTTATTAACAATGGTGATGTTGTCGATATTAACAACCGCGTTGCCCGCCAAACACGAAAAGTCCAATCGGGGAACATTTTCGTAGATGGATTGGGCATTGGTGATGTTGGAAACATCGTGTTACGTGACCGTAAATTGCTTTCTGAGGAGGGCATGCTCGTTATTGTTTTAACGCTAAGTAAAACAGATGGACAGCTAATTTCCGATCCGGATACAATTTCACGCGGATTCGTCTATAGGAATGATTCACAAGCACTATTGAATGAAGTGAATCAGTTAGTCATTACGACCATTAACAACTCGCGAGGCGAAAGTGGAAACCAACGAATTAATCTCAGACAACACATAAAAAAATCGGTTGAAACACTTTTATATACGCGGACAAAAAGAAGGCCGATGATTCTTCCAGTCATTATTGAAATTTAA
- the cax gene encoding calcium/proton exchanger, translating to MNTFLSLFYLHKGKIGRRFQLSQEVILLNRLFAILVITGVPLVIAGAFLNWSDILMFILCCISIIGLSGYIGRATESLAIVSGPRIGGLLNATFGNAVELIISIFTLKAGMVGIVLASLTGSVLGNLLLVLGLSFFAGGIKFKRQNFSLHDAQYNSGLLIFAVIVAFVIPEIFSMSMDTQTTFNLSIGISVVLITLYLAGLFFKLVTHRGVFASSDKVVEEQETPEWTKRKSILVLFLATLTVAFVSEQLVHTFEMLGEKFGWTELFIGVIIVAIVGNAAEHVSAITMAVKNKMDVAVEIAVGSTLQVAMFVAPILVLISLTMSEPMALVFTVPELVAMVSATFLVITLCSDGESNWFEGLILFSAYLIMAIGFYLL from the coding sequence ATGAACACATTTTTAAGTTTGTTTTATCTTCATAAGGGAAAGATAGGGAGAAGATTTCAATTATCCCAAGAGGTGATTCTGTTGAATCGGTTATTTGCCATCCTTGTTATCACCGGTGTCCCACTCGTGATTGCTGGTGCATTCCTAAATTGGTCGGACATCTTGATGTTCATCCTTTGCTGTATAAGCATCATAGGGCTTTCAGGATACATAGGCCGGGCTACAGAAAGCCTTGCTATCGTTAGTGGACCAAGGATTGGTGGGTTGTTGAATGCGACATTTGGCAACGCAGTCGAACTCATCATTTCCATTTTTACATTGAAGGCAGGAATGGTGGGCATCGTCTTGGCTTCGCTCACAGGCTCTGTACTTGGGAATCTGTTGCTTGTGCTCGGGCTTTCCTTCTTCGCGGGGGGCATCAAATTCAAACGTCAAAATTTCAGTCTCCATGATGCACAATACAATTCGGGATTGCTGATTTTTGCTGTCATCGTGGCATTTGTCATCCCTGAGATTTTCTCCATGTCAATGGATACACAAACGACATTTAACTTGAGTATCGGCATATCTGTTGTACTAATTACACTTTATCTTGCAGGGCTGTTTTTCAAACTCGTCACTCATCGAGGTGTCTTCGCCTCTTCTGATAAGGTAGTGGAGGAGCAGGAAACGCCGGAATGGACAAAGCGCAAGTCGATTCTTGTACTATTTTTAGCAACGCTAACGGTTGCTTTCGTATCAGAGCAGTTGGTTCATACATTTGAAATGCTTGGTGAAAAGTTTGGTTGGACCGAATTGTTCATTGGTGTCATTATCGTTGCTATTGTTGGAAATGCGGCGGAACATGTGTCCGCAATCACAATGGCGGTCAAGAATAAGATGGATGTAGCTGTGGAAATTGCAGTAGGTTCCACGTTGCAGGTCGCCATGTTCGTTGCGCCAATCCTCGTACTCATTTCACTAACAATGTCGGAACCAATGGCACTTGTTTTCACTGTGCCAGAGCTAGTGGCGATGGTATCCGCAACATTCCTTGTCATTACTCTGTGCAGTGATGGTGAATCAAATTGGTTCGAGGGTCTAATCCTCTTCTCCGCTTATCTGATTATGGCAATCGGTTTTTATTTACTTTAA